In Acidobacteriota bacterium, a genomic segment contains:
- a CDS encoding DUF5335 family protein, protein MSEEVKREDWAGFCNEFSKRNQARLTRLEIFGEMGAQEEERSLPLNGISLAEGGTKLEILLGGAAINDPRHLTHTIEHVTNVYAKTAADGQDEALEIVDAAGTKTLLRFESRA, encoded by the coding sequence ATGTCAGAAGAAGTCAAACGTGAGGACTGGGCAGGCTTTTGCAATGAATTCAGCAAACGCAATCAAGCGCGGCTGACGCGCCTGGAAATTTTTGGCGAAATGGGCGCGCAGGAAGAAGAGCGCTCTTTGCCGCTAAACGGGATCAGCCTCGCCGAGGGTGGCACGAAGCTGGAAATCCTGCTCGGCGGCGCAGCGATCAATGACCCGCGTCATCTGACACATACCATCGAGCACGTCACCAATGTCTATGCAAAAACGGCGGCGGATGGGCAGGACGAGGCCTTAGAGATTGTGGATGCCGCGGGTACCAAAACGCTGCTCCGGTTTGAGTCGAGAGCGTAG